A genomic region of Streptomyces rimosus contains the following coding sequences:
- the bioD gene encoding dethiobiotin synthase, producing the protein MPVLFVTGTCTEIGKTVTTAALAATALGQDRSVAVLKPAQTGVAAHEPGDTAEVVRLAGPGVTAAELARYPEPLAPATAARRAGLPPVRPEEIAEAAAKLAASHDLVLVEGAGGLLVRFDDEGSTLADAARLAESPVLVVAQAGLGALNAVALTALALRSYGIESPGIVVGSWPARPGLAARCNLDDFPEAAGAPLLGRIPEGAGGLPPEEFRTRAPGWLAPALGGTA; encoded by the coding sequence ATGCCGGTGCTGTTCGTTACCGGAACCTGCACGGAGATCGGGAAGACCGTGACCACGGCGGCGCTCGCCGCCACGGCGCTCGGTCAGGACCGTTCCGTTGCGGTGCTCAAACCCGCCCAGACCGGTGTCGCCGCGCACGAGCCCGGTGACACCGCGGAGGTCGTACGGCTCGCGGGCCCCGGCGTCACCGCGGCCGAACTGGCCCGCTATCCCGAGCCGTTGGCCCCCGCGACGGCCGCGCGCCGGGCCGGGCTGCCGCCGGTGCGCCCCGAGGAGATCGCCGAGGCCGCGGCCAAACTGGCGGCCTCGCACGACCTCGTCCTGGTCGAGGGCGCGGGCGGCCTGCTCGTACGGTTCGACGACGAGGGCTCGACCCTCGCCGACGCGGCGCGCCTGGCCGAATCCCCCGTACTGGTGGTGGCGCAGGCCGGGCTGGGGGCGCTCAACGCGGTGGCGCTGACGGCGCTCGCCCTGCGTTCGTACGGCATCGAGTCGCCGGGCATCGTCGTCGGCAGCTGGCCCGCGCGGCCCGGCCTCGCCGCCCGCTGCAATCTCGACGACTTCCCCGAGGCGGCCGGCGCGCCGCTCCTGGGCCGTATTCCGGAGGGAGCGGGAGGCCTGCCGCCAGAGGAGTTCCGTACGCGAGCACCGGGCTGGCTGGCGCCCGCACTCGGCGGCACCGCGTAA
- a CDS encoding adenosylmethionine--8-amino-7-oxononanoate transaminase: protein MPEPDRLTAAELRALDRQHVWHPYGPMPGRADPLVVASASGVRLRLTEPVEGRTELVDGMSSWWSAVHGYNHPVLNDAARGQLDRMSHVMFGGLTHEPAVRLAARLVEISPDGLEHVFLADSGSVSVEVAVKMCLQYWRSVGRPRKQRLMTWRGGYHGDTWQPMSVCDPEGGMHGLWQGALPQQLFADAPPPGFDAPPDPAYEAHLRDLIARHADELAAVIVEPVVQGAGGMSFHSPAYLRVLREACDEHGVLLVLDEIATGFGRTGSLFAAGHAGVTPDVMCVGKALTGGYLTMAATLCTAAVADGISRGEVPVLAHGPTFMGNPLAAAVANASVDLLLSQDWAREVKRIEAGLRDGLAGAAALEGVRDVRVLGAIGVVQLDHEVDMASATRAAAREGVWLRPFRDLVYTMPPYITGDEDVARICAAVCAVARES from the coding sequence ATGCCTGAGCCCGACCGGCTGACCGCCGCCGAACTGCGGGCGCTCGACCGGCAGCACGTCTGGCACCCGTACGGCCCGATGCCCGGCCGCGCCGACCCGCTGGTCGTCGCGTCGGCATCCGGCGTACGACTGCGCCTGACCGAACCCGTAGAGGGCCGGACCGAATTGGTGGACGGAATGTCCTCCTGGTGGTCGGCGGTGCACGGCTACAACCACCCCGTGCTCAACGACGCCGCGCGCGGCCAGCTGGACCGGATGAGCCATGTGATGTTCGGCGGGCTCACCCACGAGCCCGCCGTACGGCTCGCCGCCCGGCTGGTGGAGATCTCCCCGGACGGCCTGGAGCACGTCTTCCTCGCCGACTCCGGATCGGTGTCGGTCGAGGTCGCCGTGAAGATGTGCCTCCAGTACTGGCGCTCGGTCGGCCGGCCCCGTAAGCAGCGGCTGATGACCTGGCGCGGCGGCTACCACGGCGACACCTGGCAGCCGATGTCGGTGTGCGACCCGGAGGGCGGCATGCACGGGCTGTGGCAGGGCGCCCTGCCACAGCAGCTGTTCGCCGACGCGCCGCCGCCGGGCTTCGACGCCCCGCCGGACCCGGCCTACGAGGCGCACCTGCGCGACCTCATCGCCCGGCACGCCGACGAGCTTGCGGCGGTCATCGTGGAGCCGGTGGTCCAGGGCGCGGGCGGCATGTCCTTCCACTCCCCCGCCTATCTGCGGGTGCTGCGCGAGGCGTGCGACGAACACGGCGTTCTGCTCGTTCTTGACGAGATCGCCACCGGTTTCGGCCGTACGGGATCGCTGTTCGCCGCCGGGCACGCGGGCGTCACGCCCGATGTGATGTGCGTGGGCAAGGCGCTGACCGGCGGGTATCTCACCATGGCGGCGACGCTGTGCACGGCGGCGGTGGCGGACGGGATCTCCCGGGGCGAGGTGCCGGTGCTCGCGCACGGCCCGACCTTCATGGGCAACCCGCTGGCCGCCGCGGTCGCCAACGCCTCCGTGGACCTGCTGTTGTCCCAGGACTGGGCCCGCGAGGTCAAGCGGATCGAGGCCGGTCTGCGCGACGGGCTCGCCGGTGCCGCGGCCCTCGAAGGCGTACGGGACGTACGGGTCCTGGGCGCGATCGGCGTCGTCCAGCTCGACCACGAGGTGGACATGGCGTCCGCGACCCGGGCGGCGGCCCGGGAGGGCGTCTGGCTGCGCCCGTTCCGCGACCTGGTGTACACGATGCCGCCGTACATCACCGGGGACGAGGACGTCGCGCGGATCTGCGCGGCGGTGTGCGCGGTGGCCCGGGAGAGCTGA
- the bioB gene encoding biotin synthase BioB, which translates to MDLLTTLVDKGLRRESPTREEALAVLATSDDDLLDVVAAAGKVRRRWFGRRVKLNYLVNLKSGLCPEDCSYCSQRLGSKAEILKYTWLKPEEASEAAAAGVAGGAKRVCIVASGRGPTDRDVDRVSATIAAIKEQNEGVEVCACLGLLSEGQAARLRAAGADAYNHNLNTSEATYGDITTTHTYADRVDTVQQAQAAGLSACSGLIAGMGESDADLVDVVFALRELDPDSVPVNFLIPFEGTPLAKEWNLTPQRALRILAMVRFVCPDVEVRLAGGREVHLRSLQPLALHLANSIFLGDYLTSEGQAGKDDLAMIADAGFEVEGTDTTTLPEHRADALAGGGCGGHGGGGCGPCGDGDAAPETVAEEGADASAAGKARTDLVTVRRRGAGTELPPNA; encoded by the coding sequence ATGGATCTGCTGACAACGCTGGTGGACAAGGGGCTGCGGCGCGAATCGCCGACCCGCGAAGAGGCGCTCGCCGTGCTGGCGACGTCCGACGACGACCTGCTCGACGTGGTGGCCGCGGCCGGAAAGGTGCGCCGCCGGTGGTTCGGGCGGCGGGTGAAGCTGAACTACCTCGTCAACCTGAAGTCCGGGCTGTGCCCGGAGGACTGCTCGTACTGTTCGCAGCGGCTCGGGTCCAAGGCGGAGATCCTCAAGTACACCTGGCTCAAGCCGGAGGAGGCGTCCGAGGCCGCCGCGGCCGGGGTGGCCGGCGGCGCCAAGCGGGTGTGCATCGTGGCCAGCGGCCGGGGCCCGACGGACCGTGACGTGGACCGGGTGTCGGCGACGATCGCCGCCATCAAGGAGCAGAACGAGGGCGTCGAGGTGTGCGCGTGCCTGGGCCTGCTCTCGGAAGGGCAGGCGGCCCGGCTGCGGGCCGCGGGCGCGGACGCCTACAACCACAACCTCAACACCTCCGAGGCCACCTACGGGGACATCACCACCACCCACACCTACGCCGACCGGGTCGACACGGTGCAGCAGGCGCAGGCGGCGGGCCTGTCCGCCTGTTCCGGGCTGATCGCGGGCATGGGCGAGAGCGACGCGGACCTGGTGGACGTGGTCTTCGCGCTGCGCGAGCTGGACCCGGACTCGGTTCCGGTGAACTTCCTGATCCCGTTCGAGGGAACCCCGCTGGCCAAGGAGTGGAACCTCACGCCCCAGCGCGCGCTGCGCATTCTGGCGATGGTCCGCTTCGTCTGCCCTGACGTGGAGGTACGGCTGGCCGGCGGCCGCGAGGTGCACCTGCGCTCGCTCCAGCCGCTCGCCCTGCACCTGGCCAACTCCATCTTCCTCGGTGACTATCTGACCAGCGAGGGCCAGGCCGGCAAGGACGACCTGGCGATGATCGCGGACGCGGGCTTCGAGGTCGAGGGCACGGACACCACCACGCTGCCGGAGCACCGCGCGGACGCGCTCGCGGGCGGCGGCTGCGGCGGGCACGGGGGCGGCGGCTGCGGGCCGTGCGGTGACGGCGACGCCGCGCCGGAAACAGTCGCGGAGGAAGGCGCCGACGCGTCGGCCGCCGGTAAGGCCCGTACGGACCTGGTCACCGTGCGCCGCCGGGGCGCGGGTACGGAGCTGCCGCCGAATGCCTGA
- a CDS encoding 8-amino-7-oxononanoate synthase translates to MHQDDPVPPAPRGGPPPPYDAPVEPVADRRGAGARTAAFGWIDAAREQRRRAGLVRTLRPRPVESPLLDLASNDYLGLARHPEVTRGAAQAAHRWGAGATGSRLVSGSTELHARLEAELADFCGFEAALVLSSGYAANLAAVTALGGPGGLIVSDAGNHASLIDGCRLARARTVVVPHADPDAVRKTLDGHDGPALAVTDAVFSVDGDAAPLRSLADGCRAHGAALLVDDAHGLGVLGDGGRGTLHAAGLAGDADVVATATLSKSLGSQGGVVLGPARVIEHLVNTARTFIFDTGLAPAAAGGARTALRLLRREPERASRAREVADELHQRLTEAGLTVARPDAAVVSVRAPSPEQAVRWAADCREAGLLVGCFRPPSVPDGISRLRLTARADLTARQTREAVRTILRTAPGA, encoded by the coding sequence ATGCACCAGGACGACCCCGTTCCGCCGGCGCCCCGCGGCGGGCCGCCACCGCCCTACGACGCGCCGGTGGAACCGGTCGCGGACCGCCGCGGCGCCGGCGCGCGGACCGCCGCCTTCGGCTGGATCGACGCGGCCCGCGAACAGCGCCGCCGGGCGGGTCTCGTCCGTACCCTCCGGCCCCGGCCGGTCGAGTCGCCCCTGCTGGACCTGGCGAGCAACGACTACCTCGGCCTGGCGCGGCATCCGGAGGTCACCCGCGGCGCCGCGCAGGCCGCGCACCGCTGGGGCGCGGGCGCCACCGGCTCGCGCCTGGTGTCCGGCAGCACCGAGCTGCACGCCCGCCTGGAGGCCGAACTCGCCGACTTCTGCGGCTTCGAGGCCGCCCTCGTACTGTCCTCCGGCTACGCCGCCAACCTCGCCGCCGTCACCGCCCTCGGCGGCCCCGGCGGCCTCATCGTCTCGGACGCGGGCAACCACGCCTCACTCATCGACGGCTGCCGGCTCGCCAGGGCCCGCACCGTGGTGGTCCCGCACGCCGACCCCGACGCGGTACGCAAGACCCTGGACGGGCACGACGGCCCGGCACTCGCCGTCACCGACGCAGTCTTCTCGGTGGACGGCGACGCCGCGCCGCTGCGGTCCCTCGCCGACGGCTGCCGGGCGCACGGCGCGGCCCTGCTCGTCGACGACGCGCACGGGCTGGGCGTGCTCGGCGACGGAGGGCGCGGCACGCTGCACGCGGCCGGGCTGGCCGGGGACGCGGACGTGGTCGCCACCGCGACCCTGTCGAAGTCCCTCGGCAGCCAGGGGGGCGTGGTCCTCGGACCGGCCCGGGTCATCGAGCACCTGGTCAACACCGCGCGGACGTTCATCTTCGACACCGGGCTGGCCCCCGCGGCGGCCGGCGGGGCCCGTACAGCGCTGCGCTTGCTGCGCCGCGAGCCGGAGCGCGCGAGCCGGGCCCGCGAGGTGGCGGACGAACTGCACCAGCGGCTCACCGAGGCCGGGCTGACGGTCGCCCGCCCGGACGCCGCCGTGGTGTCCGTACGGGCGCCCTCGCCGGAACAGGCCGTCCGGTGGGCCGCGGACTGCCGCGAAGCGGGCCTCCTGGTCGGCTGCTTCCGCCCGCCGTCCGTACCCGACGGCATCTCCCGGCTCCGGCTGACCGCCCGCGCGGACCTGACCGCGCGGCAGACGCGGGAAGCGGTCCGCACGATCCTGCGGACCGCGCCGGGCGCCTGA
- a CDS encoding DUF397 domain-containing protein — protein sequence MSVPSGHARPRTVRPGLRWRRSSRSTGMNNCVETARIGPGLLAVRDSKNTAGPALLFTSAAWTSFVGGLADHRFTKVG from the coding sequence ATGTCAGTCCCGTCCGGGCACGCCCGGCCCCGCACCGTCCGGCCCGGCCTCCGATGGCGGCGCAGCAGCCGCAGCACCGGGATGAACAACTGCGTCGAGACGGCCCGCATCGGCCCCGGACTGCTCGCGGTGCGCGACTCGAAGAACACCGCGGGCCCGGCCCTGCTGTTCACCTCCGCCGCCTGGACGTCCTTCGTCGGCGGGCTGGCCGACCACCGCTTCACCAAGGTGGGGTGA
- a CDS encoding helix-turn-helix domain-containing protein, with amino-acid sequence MGHGPVVRRRKLGAELRRQRALAGLTSDEAARRAGWHQSKVSRIETGRSGVKPGDVELLLDVYGVRDAELRALLAALCGGGAQDGTARRGWWHTHRDLLPPEYRDFISLEFGASRARTLETTVVPGLLQTADYARTVTRATLSDLPARQVDELVEVRMARQEVLRGARPLELWAVLDEAVLRREIASPRVMAAQLRHILDMGQLPHVRLQVLPFAAGVHIGITGPFVIFSFPLTSDLDVVVLDHLTSSLYLERKEDLRAYSDAFDTLRGRALSCEKSAEFIARAADTSWAGTGV; translated from the coding sequence ATGGGGCACGGGCCCGTGGTACGCCGTCGCAAGCTGGGCGCCGAATTGCGGCGTCAGCGGGCGCTCGCCGGACTCACCAGCGACGAGGCGGCCCGCCGGGCGGGATGGCACCAGTCAAAGGTCAGCCGCATCGAGACCGGTCGCAGCGGGGTGAAACCGGGCGACGTCGAACTGCTGCTGGACGTGTACGGCGTCCGGGACGCGGAGCTGCGCGCCCTGCTGGCGGCGCTGTGCGGGGGCGGCGCGCAGGACGGTACCGCCCGGCGGGGCTGGTGGCACACCCACCGGGACCTGTTGCCGCCGGAGTACCGGGACTTCATCAGCCTGGAGTTCGGGGCGTCGCGGGCGCGCACGCTGGAGACGACGGTGGTGCCGGGGCTGCTCCAGACGGCGGACTACGCGCGGACGGTGACCCGCGCGACGCTGTCGGACCTGCCCGCGCGGCAGGTCGACGAGCTGGTGGAGGTGCGCATGGCCCGCCAGGAGGTGCTGCGGGGCGCGCGGCCGCTGGAGCTGTGGGCGGTACTGGACGAGGCGGTGCTGCGGCGGGAGATCGCCTCGCCCCGGGTGATGGCCGCGCAGCTCCGTCACATTCTGGACATGGGGCAATTGCCGCATGTGCGACTACAGGTGCTGCCCTTCGCGGCCGGTGTGCACATCGGCATCACCGGCCCTTTCGTTATCTTCTCCTTTCCGCTCACTTCTGACTTGGATGTGGTTGTTCTCGACCACTTGACGAGTAGCCTCTACTTGGAACGTAAAGAGGACCTCAGGGCGTACAGCGATGCGTTCGACACGCTGCGGGGGCGCGCCCTCTCCTGCGAGAAGTCAGCGGAATTCATCGCCCGGGCCGCCGATACCTCATGGGCCGGCACCGGCGTCTGA
- a CDS encoding ATP-binding protein, with protein MADHQESSLTLPSTPASVAEARRYVTGVLAEWGLPDRTETADTVRLMVSELATNAVQHTFGRSPAFTIDVRLDRDERLRIGVTDDHPRWPKRLPAAVQQDNGRGMVIVRFLTAESGGQLTVEPTQAGGKTVWITLPWKLFLP; from the coding sequence ATGGCAGACCACCAGGAATCCTCACTCACTCTGCCCAGCACACCGGCTTCGGTCGCCGAGGCCCGCAGGTACGTCACGGGCGTCCTCGCCGAATGGGGCCTGCCGGACCGCACGGAGACGGCCGACACCGTGCGCCTGATGGTCTCGGAGCTGGCCACCAACGCCGTGCAGCACACCTTCGGCCGGTCCCCGGCCTTCACCATCGATGTCCGGCTCGACCGCGACGAGCGGCTGCGCATCGGTGTCACCGACGACCATCCGCGCTGGCCGAAGCGGCTGCCGGCGGCCGTCCAGCAGGACAACGGGCGCGGCATGGTGATCGTCCGTTTCCTCACGGCGGAGTCCGGCGGGCAGCTGACGGTCGAGCCGACGCAAGCCGGGGGCAAGACGGTGTGGATCACGCTGCCGTGGAAGCTGTTCCTTCCGTAG
- a CDS encoding DUF6328 family protein, translated as MAPLTEDDRNASPRSHQPSGSDRYAVCADRNETPLERYDRNFGELLQELRVLQTGVQILFAFLLTLAFTPRFVSLDTTQRAFYVGTLLLAVLATLLLTAPAAVHRVLFRRRAKRLVVEVSARLTAAGMAVLALALAGAVLLVVDVVLGRGAGVTAGAVTLVTCAGLWALLPRVLGHRNGHIKPAVRDSSS; from the coding sequence ATGGCCCCCCTCACCGAAGACGACCGGAACGCATCGCCCCGATCGCACCAGCCGTCCGGATCCGACCGGTACGCCGTGTGCGCGGACCGCAACGAGACGCCTTTGGAGCGCTACGACCGCAATTTCGGCGAACTGCTCCAGGAACTGCGCGTCCTGCAGACCGGGGTGCAGATCCTGTTCGCGTTTTTGCTGACGCTGGCCTTCACCCCGCGCTTCGTGTCCCTGGACACCACGCAACGTGCCTTCTACGTCGGTACGTTGCTGTTGGCCGTGCTGGCGACGCTGCTGCTCACGGCGCCGGCGGCGGTGCACCGGGTGCTGTTCCGGCGGCGCGCGAAGAGGCTGGTCGTGGAGGTCTCGGCGCGTCTGACGGCGGCCGGCATGGCGGTGCTCGCGCTGGCGCTGGCCGGTGCCGTACTGCTCGTGGTCGACGTCGTGCTGGGGCGCGGCGCGGGCGTGACGGCGGGGGCCGTGACGCTGGTGACGTGCGCCGGCCTGTGGGCGCTGCTGCCGCGCGTACTGGGGCACCGGAACGGGCACATCAAGCCGGCGGTGCGCGACTCGTCCTCCTGA
- a CDS encoding C40 family peptidase → MSARTTMSPLLVRAGLVSAVALATVGGTLVVPGASADAEAASSSAAALRIAASKKGSPYKYGATGPYRFDCSGLTLYSFKRAGKRLPRTAAAQYNRTRHLSASARRLGDLVFFHSRRGVYHVGIYAGNGKIWHAPKPGTVVRLERIWSRSVSYGRVR, encoded by the coding sequence ATGAGTGCGCGTACCACCATGTCCCCCCTGCTGGTGCGAGCCGGACTGGTGTCCGCCGTCGCGCTGGCCACGGTCGGCGGAACACTGGTCGTACCGGGAGCCTCGGCGGACGCCGAAGCCGCGTCGAGTTCGGCGGCGGCACTGCGGATAGCCGCCTCCAAGAAGGGCTCGCCGTACAAGTACGGGGCCACCGGGCCGTACCGTTTCGACTGCTCGGGGCTGACGCTGTACTCGTTCAAACGGGCCGGCAAGCGGCTGCCACGCACCGCGGCGGCCCAGTACAACCGCACCCGGCACCTGTCCGCGTCCGCGCGCCGCCTCGGCGACCTGGTCTTCTTCCACTCGCGCCGAGGGGTGTACCACGTGGGCATCTACGCGGGCAACGGCAAGATCTGGCACGCGCCCAAGCCGGGCACCGTGGTGCGCCTGGAGCGCATCTGGTCGCGCAGCGTCTCGTACGGCAGAGTCCGCTGA